One window of Botrimarina mediterranea genomic DNA carries:
- a CDS encoding dockerin type I domain-containing protein, whose translation MKRPYRFNLALAAAIVASLVGATSASAVVLFEDTFDRANSRNIDLELTGITNGTGTTLAADGVYTQPFLDPANDPGPQDGAATNGGGAQILNSELQLAVGAGTSNAFVNHNFTNASILSSGAFSVSLDVLGYAGTGNGQGGAFAVGMSQAQALTAGDAFGADPNNAKFTNAFLGDSVDVISDFWVGIRGDGVLAWGNGAVAPGEPGFNSVNVGSKTGTISANFGVTSFAAGSNVNYEVFFNGVSRGVGSFSWSGTNENFIGIDARDGTNVRLDNFLVETSTPPATPALTIDRETGAVTLINETNQPLSMTIYSLTTEAGGFNQANWSKIETQGIDTNDDWITLTDPSSTTDLSEATLGEYTLGATGSANDEINLGNAWIQSPFEDVQVEVRDAAGNDVPIIIRYTGNGGEPLGLADYNGNGVVDSTDWVNVRDNLISDVSALQPIERYLAGDLNSDGQVNSTDFRQFKTLYEADNGVGSFATLLAVPEPTSACLVLVGLALLRTRRAMGRAVTLGMLAACGLAATTQQASAVNLFTDTFDRPDSRNIDAVLTGITNNTGTSLPADGVYTQPHVDPANEPGPQDGDAINGGGAQILGNQLQLAVGAGTSNAFVNHNFTNGSILADGGFRVSLDVSGYGGTSNGQGGGFGIGMSQAEASIAGDAVNGNPGLGKITNAFQDPAFFANNAVSDFWFGIRGNSTVAWGAGAVAPGAAGYNVATVGAKTGTISATFAPSGFNQGDSVAYEVFYNDVSQGFGVFAWSEDMANFIGIDSRDGAAVQYDNFTVETVDAAINPLRLQINTGTGAVSIAGGDVANDLDFYEVQSASAGLVAGAFDGLGGAAGFPTGNGSGNGWELNGVQTTSLLSESYLQSSSTFAAGGAAISLGSIYNTSLDARDLEFYYETPTGQRLRGYVEYISGVLPDFNSDGKVDAADYTVWRDNEGITTGATLAQGDANGDGAVNSADYLAWKTQYGATAAPALAVPEPVTLASALLGLFALLTGRRPCRAPVRG comes from the coding sequence ATGAAACGTCCATACCGGTTCAACCTTGCGCTCGCTGCGGCGATCGTGGCCTCGCTGGTCGGCGCCACTAGCGCCTCGGCTGTCGTGCTGTTCGAAGACACCTTCGATCGCGCCAATAGCCGCAACATCGACCTCGAACTCACGGGGATCACCAACGGCACCGGCACAACGCTGGCGGCGGACGGTGTTTACACGCAGCCGTTCCTCGACCCGGCGAACGACCCCGGCCCGCAGGACGGCGCCGCGACCAACGGCGGCGGCGCGCAGATTCTCAATAGCGAACTACAACTCGCCGTCGGCGCCGGAACCTCCAACGCTTTCGTGAACCACAACTTCACCAACGCCTCGATCCTCTCGTCGGGCGCGTTCAGCGTTTCGCTCGACGTGCTCGGATACGCCGGAACTGGCAACGGTCAGGGTGGGGCCTTCGCCGTCGGCATGTCACAGGCGCAGGCGCTTACGGCCGGCGACGCCTTCGGCGCCGATCCAAACAACGCCAAGTTCACCAACGCCTTCCTTGGCGACTCTGTTGATGTGATCTCTGACTTCTGGGTGGGCATCCGCGGCGACGGCGTCCTCGCGTGGGGCAACGGCGCCGTGGCTCCCGGGGAGCCCGGTTTCAACTCAGTGAACGTCGGTTCGAAAACTGGCACCATCTCCGCCAACTTCGGCGTCACAAGCTTTGCCGCCGGATCCAACGTCAATTACGAAGTCTTTTTCAACGGCGTCTCGCGTGGCGTTGGCTCGTTTAGCTGGAGCGGCACGAACGAGAACTTCATCGGCATTGACGCCCGCGACGGGACAAACGTTCGGCTGGACAACTTCCTCGTCGAGACATCCACGCCCCCCGCGACGCCGGCCCTGACGATCGATCGTGAAACCGGCGCTGTTACTCTCATCAACGAGACGAACCAACCGCTGTCGATGACGATCTACTCACTCACGACCGAAGCCGGCGGCTTCAACCAAGCGAACTGGTCCAAGATCGAAACCCAAGGCATCGACACGAACGATGACTGGATCACTCTGACCGATCCCAGCAGCACCACCGACCTTTCCGAAGCGACGCTCGGCGAGTACACGCTCGGCGCCACCGGCTCGGCGAACGACGAGATCAACCTCGGCAACGCCTGGATCCAGAGCCCGTTTGAGGACGTGCAGGTCGAGGTCCGCGACGCCGCCGGCAATGATGTGCCGATTATCATCCGCTACACCGGCAACGGCGGCGAGCCACTCGGCCTTGCCGACTACAACGGCAACGGCGTCGTCGATTCGACCGACTGGGTGAACGTCCGCGACAACCTGATCTCGGACGTGTCGGCGCTGCAGCCCATCGAGCGCTATCTCGCTGGCGACCTTAACAGCGACGGCCAAGTCAACAGCACCGACTTCCGTCAGTTCAAGACGCTCTACGAAGCCGACAACGGCGTCGGCAGCTTTGCCACGCTGCTCGCCGTCCCCGAGCCGACGTCCGCTTGCCTGGTTCTTGTTGGTCTCGCTCTGTTACGGACACGCCGCGCAATGGGCCGCGCCGTCACCCTCGGCATGTTAGCCGCTTGCGGCTTAGCGGCGACCACCCAACAGGCCAGCGCCGTCAATCTCTTCACCGACACCTTCGATCGCCCCGACAGCCGCAACATCGACGCGGTCCTGACGGGAATCACGAACAACACGGGGACCTCGCTCCCCGCGGACGGCGTCTACACCCAGCCCCACGTCGATCCCGCCAACGAGCCCGGCCCGCAGGATGGTGACGCGATCAACGGCGGCGGCGCGCAGATCCTGGGCAACCAGCTCCAACTCGCCGTCGGCGCCGGCACCTCGAACGCCTTTGTTAATCACAATTTCACCAATGGCTCGATCCTTGCCGACGGTGGTTTCCGTGTTTCGTTAGACGTATCCGGTTACGGCGGGACGTCGAATGGGCAAGGCGGCGGCTTCGGTATCGGCATGTCTCAAGCCGAGGCTTCGATTGCCGGCGACGCCGTCAACGGAAACCCCGGATTGGGCAAGATCACCAACGCGTTCCAAGACCCTGCCTTCTTCGCCAATAACGCCGTCTCCGACTTTTGGTTCGGCATCCGCGGCAACAGCACCGTCGCCTGGGGCGCCGGCGCCGTAGCGCCGGGGGCGGCGGGGTACAACGTCGCCACCGTGGGCGCTAAGACCGGCACGATCTCAGCCACCTTCGCCCCCAGCGGCTTCAACCAGGGCGACTCGGTCGCCTACGAGGTGTTCTACAACGACGTCTCGCAGGGCTTTGGCGTCTTCGCATGGAGCGAAGACATGGCGAACTTCATCGGCATCGATTCGCGCGACGGCGCCGCGGTGCAGTACGACAACTTCACCGTCGAGACCGTCGACGCTGCGATCAACCCGCTCCGATTGCAGATCAACACCGGAACCGGCGCCGTTTCCATCGCAGGCGGCGATGTCGCTAACGACCTCGATTTCTATGAGGTCCAGAGCGCGAGCGCTGGCCTCGTCGCTGGCGCCTTCGATGGCCTCGGTGGCGCGGCGGGATTCCCGACGGGCAACGGGTCGGGCAACGGCTGGGAGCTCAACGGCGTGCAGACCACGTCGCTCCTCAGCGAGTCGTACCTGCAATCGTCCTCGACGTTCGCCGCAGGCGGCGCGGCGATTTCGCTCGGCTCGATCTACAACACGTCGCTCGACGCCCGTGACCTCGAGTTCTACTACGAGACGCCGACTGGCCAGCGCCTACGGGGGTACGTCGAATACATCTCGGGAGTGCTGCCGGACTTTAATAGCGATGGCAAAGTCGATGCGGCGGACTACACCGTCTGGCGTGACAACGAGGGCATCACGACAGGCGCTACCCTCGCCCAGGGCGACGCCAACGGCGACGGCGCCGTCAACAGCGCCGATTACTTGGCGTGGAAGACCCAGTACGGCGCCACAGCGGCGCCCGCGCTGGCCGTTCCGGAGCCAGTCACACTGGCGTCGGCTTTGTTGGGGCTGTTCGCTTTGCTGACCGGCCGCCGCCCCTGCCGCGCGCCGGTGCGGGGCTGA
- a CDS encoding glutaminase domain-containing protein, which translates to MPTFSMPTKPLMYVLALVLAFAGRTAIADDDRFLGWAPPATPLVVTDPYFSIWSAGKRLTDVETTHWTGRRHAIGSVAQIDGKVFRVMGVEPSNTPALKQIGLRVTPTRSIYLFRGGGIELELAFTTPMLPDDIDLLSRSMTYVDYRLRAFDKKTHEVAITFTASGELCVNIPSEHVTATGVDFDGGRALKVGSVAQPVLMHQGDDIRIDWGYLYVAAADSEAKLAIGRGPQQVAALRGGLRPESLPASVEKAPAEAVVVAVSFEGLEVGDEPVTRSVVIAYDDLCSIEYMGAHLRPYWRRNGLDAVGMLAESVANHDAVIKRCDAFDNELIADLDAVGGSDYVEIASLAYRQCFAAGKFVADANGLPIQFCKENHSNGCIATSDVFYPMAPQFLLFGPSLAKSFVVPFMEYAKSDRWKFPFAPHDLGTYPRANGQVYGGGERSEKNQMPVEESGNLLILMAAIARLDGDAGFAERYWPQLQQWAEYLKDKGFDPDNQLCTDDFAGHMAHNVNLSAKAICGLGAYAQLCELRGDEAQAAEYRQTAKAFAQRWIEAADDGNHFRLAFDKPGTWSQKYNLVWDRVLGLGLFPDEVREKEMRYYRRMQNRYGLPLDNRQPYTKLDWVLWTATLTGDREDFDALVMPVHRFLRETPTKVPMTDWYRTHSGNRVGFTARPVVGGVFMRLLYEGAVWDKWASRGGKAGSDYAAMPAPPKYVTRVAAADTEPATWRYTVEKPSDDWQAPDFDDKSWSEGKSGFGKAMTPKSVVGTVWNGSDIWLRREFDLPGEINDSLRLFIHHDENAQVYINGVLAGRFPGYTTQYELAPLRPEAVAALKPTGNVLAVHCHQTSGGQYIDVGVVSVNGSSE; encoded by the coding sequence ATGCCGACCTTTTCCATGCCCACGAAGCCGCTAATGTATGTCTTAGCCCTCGTGCTGGCGTTCGCGGGACGGACTGCGATTGCCGACGACGATCGCTTCCTCGGCTGGGCGCCGCCGGCGACGCCGCTGGTGGTCACCGACCCCTACTTCAGCATCTGGTCGGCCGGCAAGCGGCTGACCGACGTCGAGACGACGCACTGGACGGGCCGGCGCCACGCCATCGGCAGCGTCGCCCAAATCGACGGCAAGGTCTTCCGCGTCATGGGCGTCGAGCCGAGCAATACTCCCGCGCTCAAACAGATCGGCCTACGCGTCACGCCGACGCGTTCGATCTACCTCTTCCGCGGCGGCGGTATCGAACTCGAACTGGCGTTCACCACGCCGATGCTGCCGGACGACATCGACCTCTTGTCGCGGTCGATGACCTATGTTGATTACCGCCTGCGTGCGTTCGACAAGAAAACGCACGAGGTCGCAATCACGTTCACGGCGTCGGGCGAGCTGTGCGTCAACATACCGAGCGAACATGTCACGGCGACCGGCGTCGATTTCGACGGCGGCCGAGCATTGAAGGTTGGCTCCGTCGCCCAGCCGGTGCTGATGCACCAGGGCGACGACATCCGCATCGATTGGGGTTACCTCTACGTCGCGGCGGCGGACTCTGAAGCAAAGCTGGCGATCGGCCGCGGCCCGCAACAAGTCGCCGCGCTGCGGGGCGGGCTACGCCCCGAGTCGCTCCCTGCTTCGGTCGAGAAGGCGCCGGCGGAGGCCGTCGTTGTCGCGGTGTCGTTCGAGGGTCTCGAAGTCGGCGACGAGCCGGTCACCAGAAGCGTGGTCATCGCCTACGACGACCTTTGTTCCATCGAGTACATGGGCGCGCACCTGCGTCCCTATTGGCGCCGTAACGGGCTGGACGCCGTAGGGATGCTCGCCGAGTCGGTCGCCAACCACGACGCCGTCATCAAGCGTTGCGACGCCTTCGACAACGAGTTGATCGCCGATCTCGACGCCGTCGGCGGCAGCGACTACGTCGAGATCGCCTCGCTTGCCTACCGGCAGTGCTTCGCGGCGGGCAAGTTTGTCGCCGACGCCAACGGCCTGCCGATCCAGTTCTGCAAAGAGAACCACTCCAACGGTTGCATCGCCACGTCGGACGTCTTCTACCCGATGGCGCCGCAGTTCTTGCTCTTCGGTCCGTCACTAGCAAAGTCGTTCGTCGTTCCGTTCATGGAGTACGCGAAAAGCGATCGCTGGAAGTTCCCCTTCGCGCCGCACGACCTCGGGACCTACCCCCGCGCCAACGGCCAAGTCTACGGCGGCGGGGAACGCAGCGAGAAGAACCAGATGCCCGTCGAGGAGAGCGGCAACCTGCTGATCCTGATGGCGGCGATCGCGCGGCTCGACGGCGACGCCGGCTTCGCCGAGCGTTACTGGCCGCAACTCCAGCAGTGGGCCGAGTATCTGAAGGACAAGGGCTTCGACCCCGACAACCAGCTCTGCACCGACGACTTCGCCGGCCACATGGCGCACAACGTCAACCTCTCGGCGAAGGCGATCTGCGGCCTCGGCGCCTACGCGCAGCTCTGCGAGCTGCGCGGCGACGAAGCGCAAGCCGCCGAGTACCGACAGACCGCCAAGGCGTTCGCTCAGCGCTGGATCGAGGCGGCCGACGACGGCAACCACTTCCGCTTGGCGTTCGACAAGCCCGGCACGTGGAGTCAGAAGTACAACCTCGTCTGGGACCGAGTGCTCGGCCTCGGCCTCTTCCCCGACGAGGTCCGTGAGAAGGAGATGCGGTACTACCGACGGATGCAGAACCGTTACGGCCTGCCGCTCGACAACCGCCAGCCGTACACGAAGCTCGACTGGGTCCTTTGGACGGCGACGCTGACGGGCGACCGTGAAGACTTCGACGCCCTCGTGATGCCGGTGCACCGTTTCCTCCGTGAAACGCCCACCAAGGTCCCGATGACCGACTGGTACCGCACACACAGCGGCAACCGCGTCGGCTTCACGGCGCGGCCGGTTGTCGGCGGCGTGTTCATGCGGCTGCTTTACGAGGGCGCCGTGTGGGACAAGTGGGCAAGCCGCGGCGGCAAGGCCGGCAGCGACTACGCAGCGATGCCTGCCCCACCGAAATACGTAACCCGAGTGGCCGCCGCCGACACCGAGCCGGCGACCTGGCGCTACACTGTCGAGAAGCCGTCGGACGATTGGCAGGCCCCCGACTTCGACGACAAGAGTTGGAGCGAAGGCAAGTCCGGCTTCGGCAAGGCGATGACGCCCAAGTCGGTCGTCGGCACGGTCTGGAACGGCAGCGACATCTGGTTGCGTCGCGAGTTCGACCTGCCGGGTGAGATCAACGACTCGCTACGGCTCTTCATCCATCACGACGAGAACGCGCAGGTCTACATCAACGGCGTGCTCGCCGGCAGGTTCCCCGGTTACACCACGCAGTACGAACTGGCGCCCCTCCGCCCCGAAGCTGTCGCCGCCCTCAAGCCGACGGGCAACGTCCTCGCGGTCCACTGCCACCAAACGAGCGGCGGCCAGTACATCGACGTCGGCGTCGTGTCGGTTAACGGGTCATCAGAATAG
- a CDS encoding NCS2 family permease encodes MSPMQSVFGYLMRDALGRTTTVGAELRGAVATFLTMAYILPVNAGILSAAVGVEATPSLVACTALAAGVCCLLMGLVANAPIALASGMGLNALIAFNVAEQAGSWQAAMGLVVIEGLLILALVLLGLREAVLDAIPRSLRLAIGAGIGLFIALIGLSNAGIVVQGAPAPPAGPLLAAGDLREPTTAVSLAGLAITAALLACRVKGTLILGIAATTLLAWAAGLVTPPSGWGWPSFDVAFQADLAGALRWELVPVLFALMVVDFFDTLGTATAIAEEGGLHDEEGRLHGVRRVLAVDSISASIGGLLGVSSVTSYIESAAGVAEGARTGLHTVFVGLLFLLAIFVSPLAAAIPAAATAPALILVGFLMLRQIAELDFERLDEAIPAFITLLTIPMTFSIAHGIGYGVLSYVAIKLLTGRCREVGAVLSAVAAVFAIYLAYER; translated from the coding sequence ATGTCGCCCATGCAAAGCGTCTTTGGCTATCTGATGCGCGACGCCCTCGGGCGGACCACGACGGTTGGCGCCGAGTTGCGGGGCGCTGTGGCGACGTTCTTGACGATGGCGTACATCCTGCCGGTGAACGCCGGTATCCTGTCGGCCGCTGTCGGCGTCGAGGCGACGCCGTCGCTGGTGGCGTGTACGGCCTTGGCGGCGGGGGTTTGCTGTCTGTTGATGGGGTTGGTCGCGAACGCCCCGATCGCCCTGGCGAGCGGGATGGGGCTCAACGCCTTGATCGCGTTCAACGTCGCCGAGCAAGCCGGTAGTTGGCAGGCGGCGATGGGGCTGGTGGTGATCGAGGGGCTGCTGATCCTCGCGCTGGTGCTGCTTGGGCTTCGTGAAGCGGTGCTCGACGCCATCCCCAGGTCGCTGCGGCTGGCGATCGGCGCCGGGATCGGGCTGTTTATCGCGCTGATTGGGTTATCGAACGCCGGCATCGTCGTGCAGGGCGCGCCCGCGCCGCCGGCCGGGCCGTTGCTCGCCGCCGGTGACCTTCGAGAGCCAACGACCGCCGTCTCGCTCGCGGGCCTCGCGATCACCGCGGCGCTGTTGGCGTGTCGAGTGAAGGGGACGCTGATCCTCGGCATCGCCGCGACGACGCTCTTAGCGTGGGCGGCGGGCTTGGTGACGCCGCCCAGCGGTTGGGGCTGGCCATCGTTCGACGTGGCGTTTCAGGCGGACCTCGCCGGCGCGCTGCGGTGGGAGCTCGTGCCGGTGCTCTTTGCCCTCATGGTGGTGGACTTCTTCGACACGCTCGGCACCGCGACCGCCATCGCCGAAGAGGGCGGCCTACACGACGAAGAGGGCCGCCTCCACGGCGTGCGGCGGGTGCTGGCGGTGGACTCAATCAGCGCGAGCATCGGCGGGCTCTTGGGCGTCAGCTCGGTGACGAGCTACATCGAGTCCGCCGCCGGCGTCGCCGAGGGCGCCCGCACGGGTCTGCACACGGTTTTCGTGGGACTGTTGTTCTTGCTGGCGATCTTCGTCTCACCACTCGCGGCGGCGATCCCGGCGGCGGCCACGGCGCCGGCGCTGATCCTGGTGGGATTCTTGATGCTCCGCCAGATCGCCGAGCTCGATTTCGAGCGCCTCGACGAGGCCATCCCCGCGTTCATCACGCTGCTGACGATCCCGATGACGTTCTCGATCGCTCACGGCATCGGTTACGGCGTGCTGAGCTACGTCGCGATCAAACTGCTGACGGGTCGTTGCCGGGAAGTCGGCGCCGTGCTCTCCGCCGTCGCGGCGGTGTTTGCGATCTATCTCGCCTATGAGCGCTAG
- a CDS encoding transposase, giving the protein MERELWEQLYAIARRLDNVWTSGFYRASEVVAVFLWAVVHDRPTSWACQPDNWPPQLSVPFPSQSTMSRRLRSRGVRELLGRLEQALGGDPRRWWLQRIDSKPLPIGSYSKDPDARVGRAANRFAKGYKLHVVWGEGPLPSVWRVEPMNTGDATAARPLLEELPGEGYVTGDRQYDSNPLHRVASPRHQIIAQQQRPGQALGHRRHEPSRVHCLEMLRRPFGQAVLAFRDPIERCFGNLTSFAGGLGPLPSWVRRLHRVHLWVQAKLLLNALRVLKRQKLVIATA; this is encoded by the coding sequence ATGGAACGCGAACTCTGGGAGCAACTGTACGCGATTGCCAGGCGGCTGGACAACGTTTGGACGAGCGGGTTTTACCGGGCGTCGGAGGTCGTGGCGGTGTTCTTATGGGCGGTGGTCCACGACCGGCCCACCAGCTGGGCCTGCCAGCCCGACAACTGGCCGCCGCAGCTATCGGTTCCGTTCCCGTCGCAATCGACGATGAGCCGCCGGCTACGGAGCCGTGGCGTGAGGGAGCTGCTGGGCCGTCTGGAGCAGGCGTTGGGGGGCGACCCGCGGCGCTGGTGGTTGCAACGGATCGACAGCAAGCCGCTGCCGATCGGTTCCTACAGCAAGGACCCCGACGCGCGCGTGGGGCGGGCGGCCAACCGCTTCGCGAAGGGCTACAAGCTGCACGTGGTGTGGGGCGAGGGCCCGCTCCCTTCGGTGTGGCGGGTGGAGCCGATGAACACGGGCGACGCGACGGCCGCTCGTCCGCTGCTCGAAGAGCTGCCGGGCGAGGGCTATGTGACGGGGGACCGTCAGTACGACAGCAACCCGCTGCACCGCGTGGCTTCGCCGCGTCATCAGATCATCGCCCAGCAGCAGCGGCCGGGGCAGGCGTTGGGGCATCGCCGCCACGAGCCCAGCCGTGTGCACTGCCTGGAGATGCTCCGCCGTCCCTTCGGACAAGCCGTGCTCGCCTTCCGCGACCCGATCGAACGCTGCTTCGGCAACCTCACCAGCTTCGCCGGCGGCCTGGGCCCCCTGCCAAGCTGGGTCCGACGCCTTCACCGCGTCCACCTCTGGGTCCAAGCCAAGCTCCTCCTCAACGCCCTCCGCGTCCTCAAACGACAAAAGCTCGTGATAGCAACTGCATAA
- a CDS encoding DUF1501 domain-containing protein, translated as MSRSFQPDPADAALREAMSRRHFLASGAHLLGAASLASLSGAGFASKALASTAPFGSMTHHAPKAKNVIYLHMVGGPSQMDLFDYKPGMADWYDKDLPESIRNGQRLTTMTSGQSRFPIAPSAYKFERCGESGMWVSELMPWMKKCVDDVAFVRSMHTDAINHEPAITLMQSGNQVPGRPCLGSWASYGLGSLNEDLPTFVVMVARSTNREQIQAISARLWSSGFLPGKHAGVSFRSAGDPILYINDPPGVARGTRREMLDAVQALNESTWNQLGDPQTQTRVQQYELAYRMQASVPDLTDLASEPASTYELYGDAAREPGTFANTALMARRMVERGVRFVQIYHNNWDTHLNVTGRLPDQCGDVDQPCYALIQDLKQRGLLDETLIIWGGEFGRTIYSQGGLSKENYGRDHHPRCFTMWMAGGGVKAGAIHGETDEFSYNITKDPVHVRDLHATVLNLLGFDHERFVYKHQGLDQKLTGVVPARVVPELIG; from the coding sequence ATGAGTCGATCCTTTCAACCCGACCCGGCCGACGCCGCGCTCCGCGAAGCGATGAGCCGGCGGCACTTCTTGGCGTCGGGCGCGCACCTGCTCGGGGCCGCGTCGCTCGCCTCGCTGTCGGGCGCCGGCTTCGCGTCGAAGGCATTGGCTTCGACGGCGCCGTTCGGGTCGATGACGCACCACGCGCCGAAGGCGAAGAACGTCATCTACCTACACATGGTCGGCGGCCCGTCGCAGATGGACCTGTTCGACTACAAGCCGGGTATGGCCGACTGGTACGACAAGGACCTCCCCGAGTCGATCCGCAACGGCCAGCGTTTGACCACCATGACCAGCGGGCAGAGCCGTTTCCCGATCGCCCCCAGCGCGTACAAGTTCGAGCGGTGCGGCGAGTCGGGGATGTGGGTCAGCGAGCTCATGCCGTGGATGAAGAAGTGCGTCGATGACGTGGCGTTTGTCCGCAGCATGCACACCGACGCGATCAACCACGAGCCCGCCATCACGTTGATGCAGTCGGGCAACCAAGTGCCGGGCCGGCCGTGCCTGGGGTCGTGGGCGTCGTACGGCCTCGGTTCGCTCAACGAGGACCTGCCGACGTTCGTCGTGATGGTCGCGCGGAGCACTAACCGCGAACAGATCCAAGCGATCTCCGCCCGGCTGTGGTCGAGCGGCTTCCTGCCGGGCAAGCACGCGGGCGTGAGCTTCCGCTCGGCGGGCGACCCGATTCTCTATATCAACGACCCCCCGGGCGTTGCGCGCGGGACACGCCGCGAGATGCTCGACGCCGTCCAGGCGCTGAACGAATCGACCTGGAACCAACTCGGCGATCCGCAGACGCAGACCCGTGTCCAGCAGTACGAGTTGGCGTATCGGATGCAGGCGAGCGTCCCCGACTTGACCGACTTGGCAAGTGAGCCCGCCTCGACCTACGAGCTCTACGGCGACGCGGCGCGTGAACCGGGCACCTTCGCCAACACGGCCCTAATGGCGCGGCGGATGGTTGAGCGCGGCGTCCGCTTCGTGCAGATCTACCACAACAACTGGGACACGCACCTCAACGTTACTGGGCGGCTCCCCGACCAATGCGGCGACGTCGATCAGCCGTGCTACGCGCTGATCCAAGACCTCAAGCAACGCGGCCTGCTCGACGAGACGCTCATCATCTGGGGCGGCGAGTTCGGCCGCACGATCTACTCGCAGGGCGGGCTGTCGAAAGAGAACTACGGCCGCGACCACCACCCGCGTTGCTTCACGATGTGGATGGCGGGCGGCGGCGTAAAGGCGGGCGCGATCCACGGCGAGACGGACGAGTTCTCGTACAACATCACGAAGGACCCGGTCCACGTCCGCGACCTGCACGCCACGGTGCTGAACCTCTTGGGCTTCGACCACGAGCGGTTCGTCTACAAGCACCAGGGGCTCGATCAGAAGCTCACGGGCGTGGTCCCGGCGCGGGTCGTGCCGGAGTTGATCGGCTGA